Proteins from a single region of Desulfovibrio legallii:
- a CDS encoding ABC transporter ATP-binding protein/permease, with the protein MALPLLEIHDLCKCHTARQPVFCVDITRLELAPGEAIGITGPSGCGKSTLLEMLALLTRPTTAARFLLRNGSRTCDLAAVWARAPQQLAAIRRRHLGFVHQAGGLYPFLTVRDNIALPLHLTGQENPAALTRRVDELLEFLGLQHVAQSLPEALSYGERQRTAVARALAHQPRLLLADEPTSALDPETALTTMTLLLQGARRSGAALLVVSHDHALLAATKIPALAVRALPDAAPAAIRYRLSLPPHMETAAAPQTAPAPRPATRQQTNAACPPPPKGKQFALLSRIAWQDFRHERALSLCAILAFAAALTPLLLLGGLRTGVITALAQRLLDNPAVLSVNPYSSQRYTEADIAALGTLPSVAFIVPLTRTLASSVLIARQGRPPVTADVLPTAQGDPLLARYASVPTGEDAVITRELARALPGVAPGSPLTLHVTRRLEGRPQSVALTTRVHAILPDAADWKKRVYLPLALLLAMEQYRDGLAVPERGWAGKPPTPAPRSFAGFRMYVDSLEAVIPIRDALKRRGIDAYTSAREVETLQNLRQALTLTALLVGGVTLAGMAFSLASLAVANVRRKALFFAQGALLGLTRRELLALPLLQMTFIALLAASCSLAFYFAAAALLNLAAAPWLEAGERACVLPGAHVCLLYGGALVLACLCGGAACRQLLSLQPAEVLRRDV; encoded by the coding sequence ATGGCGCTCCCGCTGCTGGAAATCCACGACCTTTGCAAGTGCCATACGGCCAGGCAGCCGGTTTTCTGCGTGGATATCACGCGCCTGGAACTCGCGCCGGGCGAGGCCATAGGCATAACCGGGCCCAGCGGCTGCGGCAAAAGCACACTTCTGGAAATGCTGGCCCTGCTGACGCGCCCCACGACGGCTGCGCGCTTTTTGCTGCGCAATGGGAGCCGCACCTGCGATCTGGCCGCCGTCTGGGCGCGCGCACCGCAGCAACTGGCCGCCATACGGCGCAGGCATCTGGGTTTTGTCCACCAGGCCGGGGGGCTGTATCCTTTCCTGACGGTCCGGGACAATATCGCCCTGCCGCTGCACCTTACAGGACAGGAAAACCCTGCCGCGCTTACCCGCCGGGTGGACGAGCTGCTGGAATTTCTTGGCCTGCAGCATGTGGCCCAAAGCCTGCCCGAAGCGCTCTCCTATGGCGAACGCCAGCGCACGGCCGTGGCCAGAGCTTTGGCCCACCAGCCACGGCTGCTCCTGGCCGATGAACCCACCTCGGCCCTGGACCCCGAAACCGCCCTGACCACCATGACGCTGCTGCTGCAAGGCGCGCGCAGGTCCGGGGCGGCCCTGCTGGTGGTCAGCCACGACCACGCCCTGCTTGCCGCCACAAAAATTCCCGCCCTTGCCGTGCGGGCGCTGCCTGATGCCGCCCCTGCCGCAATCCGCTACCGGCTTTCTCTGCCCCCGCATATGGAAACCGCCGCCGCGCCGCAGACCGCACCCGCGCCAAGGCCCGCAACAAGGCAGCAAACAAACGCCGCCTGCCCGCCGCCCCCCAAGGGCAAGCAGTTCGCCCTTTTGAGCCGCATCGCCTGGCAGGATTTCCGGCACGAGCGCGCCTTGTCGCTGTGTGCAATTCTGGCTTTTGCCGCCGCCCTCACGCCGCTCCTCCTCCTTGGCGGACTGCGTACGGGCGTCATAACCGCACTCGCGCAACGCTTGCTCGACAACCCCGCGGTCTTGTCCGTCAACCCTTACAGCAGTCAGCGCTATACGGAAGCGGACATCGCCGCCCTGGGCACGCTGCCCTCCGTGGCCTTTATCGTGCCCCTTACCCGCACTCTGGCGAGCAGCGTGCTCATTGCGCGCCAGGGCCGCCCCCCGGTTACAGCAGATGTACTCCCCACCGCCCAGGGCGACCCCCTGCTGGCGCGCTACGCCTCCGTTCCAACGGGGGAGGACGCCGTCATCACCAGGGAACTGGCGCGCGCTCTGCCCGGCGTTGCGCCGGGCTCCCCCCTGACCCTGCACGTCACCCGCCGCCTGGAAGGCCGCCCGCAAAGCGTAGCGCTCACCACGCGCGTACACGCCATCCTGCCCGACGCCGCTGACTGGAAAAAGCGTGTCTACCTGCCCCTGGCCCTGCTGCTGGCCATGGAACAGTACCGGGACGGGCTTGCCGTCCCGGAGCGCGGCTGGGCTGGAAAGCCCCCTACGCCCGCCCCCCGCAGCTTTGCCGGTTTTCGCATGTATGTGGACAGCCTGGAAGCCGTCATTCCCATCCGCGACGCCCTGAAGCGCAGGGGCATAGATGCCTATACCAGCGCCCGCGAAGTGGAGACCCTCCAGAACCTCCGGCAGGCGCTGACCCTGACCGCGCTGCTGGTGGGCGGCGTTACGCTGGCGGGCATGGCTTTTTCTCTGGCAAGCCTTGCCGTGGCCAATGTCCGCCGCAAGGCCCTTTTCTTTGCCCAGGGCGCGCTTCTGGGGCTTACGCGCCGCGAGCTGCTGGCCCTGCCCTTGCTCCAGATGACCTTCATTGCCCTGCTGGCGGCTTCCTGTTCCCTGGCGTTCTATTTCGCCGCCGCCGCGCTGCTCAACCTGGCCGCCGCGCCCTGGCTGGAGGCAGGAGAGCGGGCCTGCGTCCTGCCTGGGGCGCACGTCTGCCTACTCTATGGCGGCGCTCTTGTTCTGGCCTGCCTTTGTGGCGGGGCAGCCTGCCGGCAATTGCTCTCACTTCAGCCCGCAGAGGTGCTGCGCCGTGACGTGTGA